Genomic window (Asticcacaulis excentricus CB 48):
TGTGGATCCGGTCGGTTCCGACGACATAGGCTTTTACCAACGTCACCAACGGCGCGATCAGAAGCGATACTCGCCCCACCCAGTCGGCCATGACGGATCGGGATATATCAATGCCCATCCGCTCATACATTTCTGACAGGCGGTAGAGCGGGATATGGTCATCGAACTTCGCAACCATGATGTGGGCCAGCAAGCTCGGCCCGGGCTTGCCCTTGGTAATCGGCAGCTTCGGCATCTCGCCCGCCACCGTGGTGTCGCAGTCCTTGCAGATCAGGCGCTTTTCGATGTGACGCACGACCTTCACCGAGGCCGGAACATGCTCCATGACCTCGACGACCTTATCTGCCGCCTTAAGGAATGACGTGCTGCCGCAGGTCGGACAGTCGCACGGCGCCTCATAGACCTTGTCTTCACGCGGAAGATTGTCGGGCAACGGTTTGCGCTTCGGGTGCGCCTTTTCATCTTCCGCCTCCGGCAACGCGTCCTTGCCCGAACGCGCCTCAGCCTCGGCACGCGTCGCCTCGATCTCCTCGAGCATCAGCTCGTATTGCTCGATTTTACGCTCGACCTTTTCGGACGATGCCCCGTGATCGCGATGACGCAGCAGCTCTAATTGTCCGCGAAGCAGGGTGATGATGGCATCCCGCTTGGCGACTTCGGCTTCGAGAGCAATGCGATTTTTGTCCAGTTGCAGGGCCTGCTCAGCCACGAGCGCGCGCAGGGCGGCAAGCTCATCAGAGGCGTTGGCAGACATGATTTCCATGCCCGTAACACTAGCCGATTTACGAGCTAAACGCTAATGATTTCCAGCCAAACCCCCTTATAAAATAAGCGTTTCAGCCGCTTCGCAAAAGGCGCTGACGTCCATGCTGGGCGACGCCAGTCTATGGCCTCAACGAGCATCGCCAACTGACCCGCCGTCAGATGCGCAACCCCGTCCTTCGCCGTCGGCCAGGGAAAATATCCGCGCTCCAGGACCTTGTAATAAAGGCAAAAGCCCTGGGTATCCCACCACAGCAATTTAATCCGGTCGGCCCGCTTTCCCCGGAAGCCAAAGATCGCGCCCGATCCCGGATCCTGTTTGATCACCTCACGCGCCAAGGTCGCCAACCCATCGATCCCGCGGCGCATATCCGTCACTCCACACGCCAGGTAGACCTTCACATTCCCCGACGGCCCGATCATGACGCTTCCACACACGCGATCAATGACGACAAAAGCCCTCGATCCAGATCCGCCGGCACCTTCAGGCTGCGACCGCCGCGCACCAAGATCTCAACGATCACCGCAAATCCAGAACCAGGACCTTCAGCCCCAGGTCACGACGCGCCAACAGACACCGGCACAAAGATCGGCCCCTCTGCCGCCTGCAGCTGGCGACGCCACTGATAGATCTGCTGGGGACGCACATCGTGGCGACGTGCAACGTGCGAGACTATCGCTCCAGGCACTGACGCCTCTCGCAAAATCAACGCTTTCTCTTCGCGAGACCGGCGCCGATAGCGCTCAACCCCGCTGATAACCTCATACCGACCCATGCCGAATGTTCCGTCACAAATGAATAACTTCTGACGGAAGTTTCGCTCACTCAGCCCCTTCAGCAAAACGCGGTGCCCGGACGCTTACGATATTTGAACGCGCGCACCGCAAGGCAGCTCAACCGATATGGCGCCGCCAGGGCGCACCGTTTCAAACGACTGGGTTGGTGTGATGATGGCTTCGACAAAGCCTGGGATCGGCGCGGCGTCCGAAGTCACCCGCATGTCTTTACGCCAGCCGTAGATCTGGCTGGTGGCCACATCGTAACGGCGGGCAACCTCTGAAACGATCGCGCCCGGCTGAAAGGCCTCAAACACGATCTCACGCCTCAGGGCATCAGGCCAACTACGGCGCCGTTCCGCGCCGCTCAAAACCACTGTTCTTGTCATAAGACCCGCTCGCTGCGCTCGTAAGTACGCTCATAGGAGCGCTCATATGAGCACAAGCTGCGGTCTCAGGCGCGCAGATTTTCCGCGGTACACGCCGTATGCTTACCGAAAACTGGCTGTCCAACCGCATCTTCACTTCCTATGACGATATCGTCGACCATTGCTGTGCAGCGTGGAACAAGCTTGCCGAACAACCTTGGCGCATCATGTCCCTCGGTTTGCGCGATTGGACACATGGGTACTAATCTATGCAGGCTGGTATCAGGCGCGCAGATTTTCCGCGGTACACGCCGTATGCTTACCCGTATGCTTACCATCAATCCAACTGATCCCAGGATGCCGGAGCTGGATGCCGCGCTCGAAAAGCTACAAAAGGCATGGGCCAAAAAGCCCCCCGCAAAACGCTCGCTAAGGATAGTCAAGGGTTAAATCCGCGGTCCACACCGTAGGCTTACTGCTTACCCATCACAGGAACCGCGCGCCTCAGCGGCGAAGCCTCCTATGCCGCCATCCGTAAACTTGTCGACGGAAACTTCACCCTTACATAGCCATTATGCCGGGTAGGTGGGTAATTACAATCTTCATGGTAACGTGGTTCGCGATGAACCTTCGATATCGCCGTAAATTCTTGAGAATGAGTGCGCTAGCATCTCATAATATCTCGCGCCCTCAAATTGGAAATTATTCAGATTGTCATTCGCAGCGCTCTGATATCTCGTTATGCTCATCTTAAGTGACAAAAAATCCATACCAATATCATTTAGTATCCCTTGAATTTTTGGGTCAAGGTCTGTGTCCCACGAGAAGGGGACAGCGCCAGCGGTTAGCGCAAGGAGCAACACGTGCAGTCTATTTGAATGAACTTCCTTACATTTACTATAAACATCAATCGCATGAGAAATATCTTCGTGCACGTCACAAAAAATAAATTCCCGGCCCGTTCTTTCAAATATAGTGTTAGCCAATGTTTTCATAAATTCCGAATCTCTCCGCACCTGCGACACGAAGTATAGAATCCCATCTGTATTCAAATTTATTATTTCAATGCAGAATTCTAATAATTTTTCCCTATCCATTCCGTTTTTATCCACTCTAAAAGAAAAGCACAATGCTTTTCTATTTTGGTCTCCGACGATTTCACGACCGTCAAATATAGAGAAGGCCAAATCAGGAATTAAACTGGTAACGCGGATACCCAGTTTTTTTGCGTATTCTAGTGACATGCTGTCTCTAACGGCGCACGTATTTAGAACCCTTGAGCGCAATGCCAACGACTTCCCATGCCTATCGCCGATACGCTCGAGTGAAATGCCCACTTGGTGTACCTTTACGCCTATCGCACGCCAAAAAACCAAAATGATAATCGCGAATAAAGCTTTAAAGTACTGGGAGCGAGAGCGCTCGCCATTTAGTCCGCCAGGAACTAAGAAAAAATGCACCTCTTTGCCCAATAACCGGCTGTGAACCATTGATGCGAAGAAAGAAAAGTTATTTAGAAACTGTTTACTTTCTTTAGGGCGCAACAGTCTGGAATTCACCATCTCCCTAAATCCGTCAGGAGTAGTTGCATAATTGAGGCACAAATTGGAATGCGCCTCAGCCAAGCGAAGCAACTCACCAATTATTAAGGCGTCTCCGGCGTTCTCAAACTGAGTCTTAACATTAAAATACGTACATCTATTCATCTTTGTTCCTTATTTTTTTGTTCTGAAATATTGCAATAACTTCGCTACTGGATGGAATGAGAAAACTTCTTAAAGTTTGACCATGTTGGCATTTAAAGTAAGATAAGAAGGATAAAGAAAGAACTGTATTGCTAACTATGAAACCCCAAGCCACACCATTGGGCCCATAGAAATAATGTGCTACCAATGAAATGCAAATACTTAACACTAAGTTTGGAAGGAATATCTTACATACTGTGATTGGTGATGATATGGCAGATACTGTTGGGTATACGATAGTCCAAAGCGTACCAATTAAAGTCCCAATAAGAATTATCTGGAAAAGATATACATGACTCGCATACTGATGCCCAAGTGCTATTGGTACGATAAATTTCGCAAGTGGCAGGGCCAAAGCCGTTAAAAACATAAACAGGGAAAATGAAAACTTTGTGTAATATGAAGCCGACGCTACAGATGCTTTGACGTCGCTTGTCCTCACATTTTGAGAAAAAAGCACAACGGATACCGCCAATCCGACTTCCGTAAGAACCTCGGTCAAACGCCTCGATGCATAGAAAGCCCCGGAAACCTCACCGCCGTCATAGTAGTCAATGACGAAAAAACTTGCCTGCTTTGTTAACAGCATCATGACAACGCCAATCATAAACAGAAAGCCACGACCTATAAGTATCTTATAATATTCGGTTGCCCCGGCAATACTAAAGTTAAGCTTAAACCTTCCCAGCTTGAATAGTAACGCGGCACCAGTCATGTTTGAAAACGCAAGTATAAATACGCAAATCTCTAGGTTTAAATTGTATAAAAAATAAGCAAGGACAGTCAGAAAAATCAAAGTTACCCTTGGGTATAGCTCGGACTGGTTAAACTTCGCTATCTGCCCCTTTCCGATCAACACGCCCTGTCCCATCCGTATGAATAATAGAGAAACGGCATTTACGGCGACACCTGCGAGCAATAATAAATCTTTATTATTTTCCCAAGCAACAACACAAGCTATAGAGGATAGCGCGCAAATAAATGAAAGTACAGAAAAAATATTAACCGTAGCAGTGGCATATAGCTCACTATTTTTTTCATCGCGACCGATGTAATATGCTACGGAATTTCTAATTCCGACATCAAATACTGTGGCAATCATGAGAGTTGTAGTGAATATGAAACCGTAATCACTCATCTCTGCCGGAGTCAAGCCGCGAGCAATAAGTGCAAAAACAACAAAATTTATTCCTTTTGACCCAAATCGTGTGAGTATTGTAATGAAAGTGTTAAAAAGCTGCTTCCGCCCCATTGGTCAAAGTACTCCACGAACGTCTGCAATCATTACCTGCCGCATCCCGTTCACGACTCCGTTGAATATAACCTTCGACCCATCTCTAGACCAAACGGGGTGTGGGTCTATCCGTCTAGGGCCATCTAATCTTTTCGTGTTAACCCAGCACAGAGGATCGTCACGACCATCAGATGTGGATAACAACCGCAGCGGGACGCGCCCTTCTTTATCAATGAACGGTTCCGAAACGTAGGCATCCGTTAGTAAAAAATCGCCTGAAGGGTGCAAGCTCGGGTGTCCACCGCCTATCGCTCCAGAACACAATTCAACTAAATCACGTCCATCATAACGAAACTTAACGAATCGCATTCTTTCCCCCTTTGACCTGAGGTTCATGGTGATGTGTTCACCGTCAGGAGCCCAAGAAGGATGATGCCCCCCATGTTTCCACAAAGCATCGGGCATTGCTAGACTGACATTACCACCCTCAATATCAAACGTCATCAGCTGAGGCGGCCATCCAGCCCGCCCTGGGACATTCTTTGAAAAAATTACCACAAAGCCACGTGTGCCTTGTTGGTTTATCTTAGTGTTAAATGCGTAGTAATCGCCACCATCTAATCGCGACTCTACTGGGAGAGCATCTACCAATTGCTTCAGAGACAAAAACAAACTCGTCTCCCCAGTTCTGAGGCAAGTCCTCCAAATACCATCGTTTTCGTTTACTGAAACCGGCTGCCTTTTTGGTGCAAATATGTTTTCTGGCACGCCGTATCCTGGGATGCCCGCATTTATGAAGTCAAGGTTAGGGCTGAAACTAAATCTTCTTTTCGGATCAAGCCCATAAATGGTTCCGTTTAAGATTTTCCTTTCTCCGGTTTTCAGATTGAGACGTATCCCTACGGGAACCCCTTGCTGGACATCATTAAAAAATAATGTATCGTCGTCAGCACCCCACTGTACATTGGCGCCGAGTTGTGAGCCCCATCCCGACGTTTTTGCAACAATTTTACGTCGACCTTCCGATAAATCTATGACGGCAATCTGCGCAACATCTCCAGGACTCGGTATGCGCCAAATAAATGGAACTTTTGTTGTTGCTAGAAATCGTCCCGATGGACTTAATGCATCGACATCAAAAAAAGTCGTCATATAGTGACCGTCGTCAGGGGTCACCACCCTTACCGGAACTCTTGAATTTCCATTCGGGAATTCTCGAAAATCATACAACTTCTCTGCTTCAACTTGCTTACTATGTTGGATTCCAAACTTTCTAAAGACGCTACCTAACACGATCCGTGCATTTTCAGGGTAGCCCTTCAGTTGCCTTTTCATCTGTCGAGCATTTGATATTAAATCGCCGTTAGACAATTCACGTCTCCTTATTTTCCGGATAGCCTTACGACCATAGTTGCAATGTTCTGGTACAATTGTCTGGAAATTAAGATTTGAGCTAAAATTATTATAGATTGCTTCGCAGAGTATGAACCGCGTATAAAAGAGGAAAAAAACAACTTTACTGCCAACCCTTTATTTGAATATGACGCAACCCTTGAACACTGCCAACCTCGATAGCCCCAGTAAGATTTTTCGGATATTTGAGTGTGACGCATGTTTTCTATCCAATCCAGAAGCGGCTGGTATTTTGTTTGTTTAGAGACACGGCTGGGATCGTATACGTCATTTAAGACTATTAATGGCTCTTCAATGAAAACCGGGACTGCGCCAGCATTAACGCATCGTATAGCGAAATCAGTGTCCTGGGAAGACGGAAGCATCTCGTTGAACCGAACAGATCTAGCAACATTTGTGTTTAACATGAGGGTTGATGTCTGCATCCAACCTGATGTACACATCAAATATTCATCAACTCTCTCACCAGATTTTGGCCCTCTTGGTGGTTTAATCCATTTCTTCTCCACCCCTCGGTCAACTAGCAATTGCGAAAATATAAGCGCATTTTTATATTCTGATATTTTATTATATTGACGCTCTAATTTATGTGGAAGGAAAACATCGTCCGAGTCAAGGAAGCAAACAAATTTTCCGGCCGCAGAATCGATCCCTGTATTACGGGCTTTGCTCGCACCGGCGTTTGCTTGGTAAATGTATCTAAATCTAGGATCTCCCATAGATTCGACGACCGCCCTTGTTTCACTTGCATCCGCAGACCCATCGTCAACCACAATGCACTCGAACGAAGAGTAAGTCTGGTTCTTCACAGATAAAAGAGTGTCCTTTATCCGAGAGGACCTGTTATAAGTAGGTATGATAATGGATATATCTATCAATGAACTCTCCAATTACTTGAGTAATTAAAATCCGTTTGAAATAACGTTCTTAATATTATCTACAAGTGTTTCTCTAGAATTGCTTGAAAATTCATCAGATAGACACTTCAGGTCACTCCTTTTTAAAATCTCAATTACATCCCTCGAGTTATGCGCGACATAAATTCCCGGAAGTCTCGACATTTGGTTAGCTGTTGCAATTTGATGATCGTTTCTGTGTTCATTTAAGCTTGCCAATCGAGGCATAATAACCAACGGCTTTTTAGCTTTCATTACACTTAAAATAGTTCCGATACCGGCATGGGCCACCAATACGCGTGCAGAAAGGAGTCTTTTGTCGAATTCCTGTGGCGTTAGAAGCCTTGCATACTCGATATTTTTTGGC
Coding sequences:
- the tnpB gene encoding IS66 family insertion sequence element accessory protein TnpB (TnpB, as the term is used for proteins encoded by IS66 family insertion elements, is considered an accessory protein, since TnpC, encoded by a neighboring gene, is a DDE family transposase.) translates to MIGPSGNVKVYLACGVTDMRRGIDGLATLAREVIKQDPGSGAIFGFRGKRADRIKLLWWDTQGFCLYYKVLERGYFPWPTAKDGVAHLTAGQLAMLVEAIDWRRPAWTSAPFAKRLKRLFYKGVWLEIISV
- a CDS encoding transposase, whose amino-acid sequence is MGRYEVISGVERYRRRSREEKALILREASVPGAIVSHVARRHDVRPQQIYQWRRQLQAAEGPIFVPVSVGAS
- the tnpA gene encoding IS66-like element accessory protein TnpA gives rise to the protein MTRTVVLSGAERRRSWPDALRREIVFEAFQPGAIVSEVARRYDVATSQIYGWRKDMRVTSDAAPIPGFVEAIITPTQSFETVRPGGAISVELPCGARVQIS
- a CDS encoding polysaccharide pyruvyl transferase family protein; translated protein: MNRCTYFNVKTQFENAGDALIIGELLRLAEAHSNLCLNYATTPDGFREMVNSRLLRPKESKQFLNNFSFFASMVHSRLLGKEVHFFLVPGGLNGERSRSQYFKALFAIIILVFWRAIGVKVHQVGISLERIGDRHGKSLALRSRVLNTCAVRDSMSLEYAKKLGIRVTSLIPDLAFSIFDGREIVGDQNRKALCFSFRVDKNGMDREKLLEFCIEIINLNTDGILYFVSQVRRDSEFMKTLANTIFERTGREFIFCDVHEDISHAIDVYSKCKEVHSNRLHVLLLALTAGAVPFSWDTDLDPKIQGILNDIGMDFLSLKMSITRYQSAANDNLNNFQFEGARYYEMLAHSFSRIYGDIEGSSRTTLP
- a CDS encoding lipopolysaccharide biosynthesis protein; translation: MGRKQLFNTFITILTRFGSKGINFVVFALIARGLTPAEMSDYGFIFTTTLMIATVFDVGIRNSVAYYIGRDEKNSELYATATVNIFSVLSFICALSSIACVVAWENNKDLLLLAGVAVNAVSLLFIRMGQGVLIGKGQIAKFNQSELYPRVTLIFLTVLAYFLYNLNLEICVFILAFSNMTGAALLFKLGRFKLNFSIAGATEYYKILIGRGFLFMIGVVMMLLTKQASFFVIDYYDGGEVSGAFYASRRLTEVLTEVGLAVSVVLFSQNVRTSDVKASVASASYYTKFSFSLFMFLTALALPLAKFIVPIALGHQYASHVYLFQIILIGTLIGTLWTIVYPTVSAISSPITVCKIFLPNLVLSICISLVAHYFYGPNGVAWGFIVSNTVLSLSFLSYFKCQHGQTLRSFLIPSSSEVIAIFQNKKIRNKDE
- a CDS encoding TolB family protein gives rise to the protein MSNGDLISNARQMKRQLKGYPENARIVLGSVFRKFGIQHSKQVEAEKLYDFREFPNGNSRVPVRVVTPDDGHYMTTFFDVDALSPSGRFLATTKVPFIWRIPSPGDVAQIAVIDLSEGRRKIVAKTSGWGSQLGANVQWGADDDTLFFNDVQQGVPVGIRLNLKTGERKILNGTIYGLDPKRRFSFSPNLDFINAGIPGYGVPENIFAPKRQPVSVNENDGIWRTCLRTGETSLFLSLKQLVDALPVESRLDGGDYYAFNTKINQQGTRGFVVIFSKNVPGRAGWPPQLMTFDIEGGNVSLAMPDALWKHGGHHPSWAPDGEHITMNLRSKGERMRFVKFRYDGRDLVELCSGAIGGGHPSLHPSGDFLLTDAYVSEPFIDKEGRVPLRLLSTSDGRDDPLCWVNTKRLDGPRRIDPHPVWSRDGSKVIFNGVVNGMRQVMIADVRGVL
- a CDS encoding glycosyltransferase family 2 protein — protein: MESSLIDISIIIPTYNRSSRIKDTLLSVKNQTYSSFECIVVDDGSADASETRAVVESMGDPRFRYIYQANAGASKARNTGIDSAAGKFVCFLDSDDVFLPHKLERQYNKISEYKNALIFSQLLVDRGVEKKWIKPPRGPKSGERVDEYLMCTSGWMQTSTLMLNTNVARSVRFNEMLPSSQDTDFAIRCVNAGAVPVFIEEPLIVLNDVYDPSRVSKQTKYQPLLDWIENMRHTQISEKSYWGYRGWQCSRVASYSNKGLAVKLFFSSFIRGSYSAKQSIIILAQILISRQLYQNIATMVVRLSGK
- a CDS encoding glycosyltransferase, whose protein sequence is MIFVTTGTQLPFDRLVLSVDEAAADLSETVFAQIGAKGREPKNIEYARLLTPQEFDKRLLSARVLVAHAGIGTILSVMKAKKPLVIMPRLASLNEHRNDHQIATANQMSRLPGIYVAHNSRDVIEILKRSDLKCLSDEFSSNSRETLVDNIKNVISNGF